A portion of the Kribbella jejuensis genome contains these proteins:
- a CDS encoding carbohydrate deacetylase, which produces MAGVRLVVQGDDFGMCHAVNVGTVQAFREGIVTQVSTMAACPWFTEAAALAREFGIPLGVHQTLTCEWDFLRWRPLTSGASLVGPDGTFLRTVADAQAAVTHEDAVRELSAQVEKFTAEGLTIGYLDVHMGASVPSAYDEVSAAVGKPFIYSPVEAQRFGSISTLSDQTDKKAWVLEYLDKLTPGVHLLVTHCAAAQPELGALHRPGSDTYRWAEEYRLSDQEIVLDPAIRQAIEDRGIELTTVQEAF; this is translated from the coding sequence GTGGCTGGGGTTCGGCTGGTGGTTCAGGGCGACGACTTCGGGATGTGTCATGCGGTGAACGTAGGGACCGTGCAGGCGTTCCGGGAAGGGATCGTCACGCAGGTCTCGACGATGGCGGCGTGTCCGTGGTTCACCGAGGCGGCGGCGCTGGCGCGGGAGTTCGGGATCCCGCTCGGCGTGCATCAGACGTTGACATGTGAGTGGGACTTCCTCCGGTGGCGGCCGTTGACCTCGGGTGCTTCGTTGGTGGGGCCCGATGGAACGTTCTTGCGCACGGTGGCAGACGCGCAGGCGGCCGTCACGCACGAGGACGCGGTGCGGGAGTTGTCGGCGCAGGTCGAGAAGTTCACCGCGGAGGGGCTGACGATCGGGTATCTCGACGTACACATGGGGGCTTCGGTGCCGTCGGCGTACGACGAGGTGTCGGCCGCGGTCGGGAAGCCGTTCATCTACTCGCCGGTGGAGGCGCAACGCTTCGGGTCGATCTCGACGTTGAGCGATCAGACCGACAAGAAGGCCTGGGTGCTGGAGTACTTGGACAAGCTCACGCCCGGGGTGCATCTGCTCGTGACGCACTGCGCGGCGGCGCAGCCCGAGCTCGGCGCGCTGCATCGGCCGGGCTCGGACACGTACCGGTGGGCGGAGGAGTACCGGCTGTCCGATCAGGAGATCGTGCTCGATCCCGCCATCCGCCAGGCGATCGAGGATCGGGGGATCGAGCTCACGACCGTGCAGGAGGCCTTCTAG
- a CDS encoding PIG-L deacetylase family protein, whose amino-acid sequence MTNNVLAIGAHIGDMDLTAGPTLAKLVLEGASATIVALTPGERGHPRMTPADYKQQKIAEGTAFAEAIGAGFQVLDHSDGFLPSTDDVALELARIIREKKPDTIITHWKNSIHGDHENTALVAERARFLAGLPIEADEDFKALTPYAELAARVAELPRHGVRTFMHAENWEDMEGFTPTRYVPISDEAFYRWVSAIRHQAFARGETYGFRYIDYYTALMTTRGCLASYPRACAFHTSPTPEVSKLAGP is encoded by the coding sequence ATGACCAACAACGTACTGGCGATCGGCGCGCACATCGGTGACATGGATCTGACCGCCGGGCCGACGCTCGCCAAGCTCGTGCTGGAGGGCGCGTCAGCGACGATCGTCGCGCTCACCCCCGGCGAGCGCGGGCACCCGCGGATGACGCCGGCGGACTACAAGCAGCAGAAGATCGCCGAAGGGACGGCGTTCGCGGAGGCGATCGGCGCAGGCTTCCAGGTGCTCGACCACAGCGACGGGTTCCTGCCGTCGACCGACGACGTGGCACTCGAGCTGGCCCGGATCATCCGGGAGAAGAAGCCCGACACGATCATCACGCACTGGAAGAACTCGATCCACGGCGACCACGAGAACACCGCACTGGTCGCGGAGCGGGCACGCTTCCTGGCCGGACTCCCGATCGAGGCGGACGAGGACTTCAAGGCGCTCACGCCGTACGCCGAACTCGCCGCGCGGGTGGCCGAGCTGCCACGGCACGGCGTCCGGACGTTCATGCACGCCGAGAACTGGGAGGACATGGAGGGCTTCACGCCCACCCGGTACGTGCCGATCTCCGACGAGGCGTTCTACCGCTGGGTCTCCGCGATCCGGCATCAGGCGTTCGCGCGCGGCGAGACCTACGGGTTCCGGTACATCGACTACTACACGGCCTTGATGACGACCCGCGGCTGCCTCGCGTCGTACCCACGCGCCTGCGCGTTCCACACGAGCCCGACCCCCGAGGTCAGCAAGCTGGCCGGGCCGTAG
- a CDS encoding alpha/beta fold hydrolase gives MKLPVTSYGETGTPVVVMHGLFGSGRNWMTAARRLADRHRVFAFDLRNHGSSPHVDTMSYPEMADDVRETIESLGAGPVALVGHSMGGKTAMLTALQHPSVVERLVVVDAAPVAYPPAFVEYARAMRNADLSSVTRRAEVDAQLVDAVPTPGTRAFLLQNLILDADGARWRPNLPVIEAALPAISGWPAEAAGLVYDGPTLFIYGGKSDYVQQDHRATIASYFPQAAYAEVPEAGHWVHAERLDDFLAVLTPFLR, from the coding sequence ATGAAGCTTCCGGTCACGTCGTACGGTGAAACGGGTACGCCGGTCGTGGTGATGCACGGGCTGTTCGGCTCGGGGCGGAACTGGATGACCGCGGCCCGGCGGCTCGCCGACCGGCACCGGGTGTTCGCGTTCGACCTGCGCAACCACGGCAGCTCGCCGCACGTCGACACGATGAGCTACCCCGAGATGGCCGACGACGTGCGCGAGACGATCGAGTCGCTCGGCGCCGGACCGGTCGCGCTGGTCGGGCACTCGATGGGCGGCAAGACAGCGATGTTGACCGCGCTCCAGCACCCGTCCGTGGTGGAGCGTCTCGTGGTCGTCGACGCGGCGCCCGTCGCGTACCCGCCGGCCTTCGTCGAGTACGCCCGCGCGATGCGCAACGCCGACCTCTCCTCGGTCACCCGCCGCGCCGAGGTCGACGCTCAGCTCGTGGACGCCGTACCAACGCCCGGCACGCGGGCGTTCCTGTTGCAGAACCTGATTCTCGACGCCGACGGCGCCCGCTGGCGCCCCAACCTCCCGGTGATCGAGGCCGCCCTCCCGGCCATCTCCGGATGGCCGGCCGAGGCGGCGGGCCTGGTGTACGACGGCCCGACGCTGTTCATCTACGGCGGCAAGTCCGACTACGTCCAGCAGGACCACCGCGCGACGATCGCGTCGTACTTCCCGCAGGCGGCGTACGCCGAGGTTCCGGAGGCCGGCCATTGGGTGCATGCCGAACGCCTCGACGACTTCCTGGCGGTGCTGACGCCATTCCTCCGGTAA
- a CDS encoding carbohydrate ABC transporter permease, whose amino-acid sequence MVAPTRRLGKLHREGRAAYLFLSPALLFFCVFLILPFVFAIVLAFSDWGGFDLGTLKWAGTSNFRDVLSFNGIFVKPILVNTLLFAFGSVFLATFGSVLVAYCIDRLSFQGFWRVLYFLPVVATVVAIGNVWKMMYQPAGLINGVLNKLGVNSIGFLSDASYALPSVTVVQAWASIGGAVLILTAGLKAIPTQYYEAAEVDGANSWHLFWSITLPLLRPALLFVLITQFIGGLQSFALIIVMTGDGGPVNATNVAAFEMYQRAFKYGAWGTASAMAMVLFVIILAITLLQLWIARRRGEETS is encoded by the coding sequence GTGGTCGCGCCCACCCGGCGGCTCGGCAAGCTGCATCGCGAGGGGCGGGCGGCGTACCTGTTCCTGTCACCCGCACTGCTGTTCTTCTGCGTGTTCCTGATCCTGCCGTTCGTCTTCGCGATCGTGCTCGCGTTCTCGGACTGGGGCGGCTTCGACCTCGGCACGCTGAAGTGGGCCGGTACGTCGAACTTCCGCGACGTACTGAGCTTCAACGGGATCTTCGTGAAGCCGATCCTGGTGAACACGCTGCTGTTCGCCTTCGGGTCGGTGTTCCTGGCAACGTTCGGCTCCGTCCTCGTGGCCTACTGCATCGACCGGCTGTCGTTCCAGGGTTTCTGGCGGGTGCTGTACTTCCTGCCGGTGGTCGCGACGGTGGTGGCCATCGGCAACGTGTGGAAGATGATGTACCAGCCGGCCGGCCTGATCAACGGCGTCCTGAACAAGCTCGGCGTGAACAGCATCGGGTTCCTGTCCGACGCGTCGTACGCGCTTCCGTCGGTGACCGTTGTCCAGGCCTGGGCGTCGATCGGTGGCGCCGTACTGATCCTGACCGCCGGGCTCAAGGCGATCCCCACGCAGTACTACGAGGCGGCCGAGGTGGACGGTGCGAACTCGTGGCATCTGTTCTGGTCGATCACGTTGCCGCTGCTCCGGCCCGCCTTGCTGTTCGTGCTGATCACCCAGTTCATCGGCGGGTTGCAGTCGTTCGCGCTGATCATCGTGATGACCGGGGACGGCGGCCCCGTGAACGCGACCAATGTTGCCGCGTTCGAGATGTACCAGCGGGCGTTCAAGTACGGCGCCTGGGGGACGGCGAGTGCGATGGCGATGGTGCTGTTCGTGATCATCCTGGCGATCACGCTGCTGCAGTTGTGGATCGCCCGGCGGCGTGGGGAGGAAACCTCGTGA
- a CDS encoding M28 family metallopeptidase, whose product MTDRSGPRSWLALQRLLRGTRHGTSPHVSEGHDAPHRVLRSRTPMHRTEHLLATALERQPGPSRRGLLGAVAGVTAASTLTAAPAWGADDLRPGAVTRPKLDRYDREIVSGLSSERALQHLQVLSERIGPRIGGTESEKRAADYIAGQLDKFGYRTRLEPFPVADKFLAQIADVRGMLPDDLCWQAGAAPGGKLDVTVEGPVRDVGPATAPVWPADVAGSIVIADDTAAARPALVAEAAARGAVGVILLPADQVYPRRASAFSPSGLTSAPIPVIGVAQVQKRLIREALAVVTSLPLKISTTAHRGLISNNVIGERRGKGPVVMVSGHYDTVPGAPGANDDGSGTVLTMELARVFSRIPTHATLRFALWGSEEQGLLGSRYHVAQLAQDQRDRYRAVFQNDMVATSWDPAVTYWLLSFTGLANTATDAVRAAGQRLGYDAQLVGPVQRGASDHQSFQEAGIASANFSWRGELAPSYLEPPYHSPEDTIAKNVSLERLQVSMELIGCATYAVAR is encoded by the coding sequence ATGACCGACAGATCCGGTCCCAGGTCCTGGCTGGCGCTCCAGCGCCTACTGCGGGGCACTCGGCACGGCACCTCGCCGCACGTGAGCGAAGGCCACGATGCTCCGCATCGAGTCCTTCGCTCCCGCACGCCGATGCACCGCACCGAGCACCTCCTCGCGACGGCGCTGGAGCGCCAGCCAGGACCTAGTCGCCGTGGCTTGCTCGGCGCCGTAGCCGGCGTCACCGCAGCCTCAACCTTGACCGCCGCGCCCGCGTGGGGCGCCGACGATCTTCGGCCGGGTGCAGTGACCCGGCCGAAACTGGACAGGTACGACCGGGAGATCGTCTCCGGGCTGTCCTCCGAACGCGCACTGCAGCATCTCCAGGTGCTGTCGGAGCGGATCGGTCCACGCATCGGCGGTACGGAGAGCGAGAAGCGGGCCGCCGACTACATCGCCGGTCAGCTCGACAAGTTCGGGTACCGGACCCGGTTGGAGCCGTTCCCGGTCGCGGACAAGTTCCTCGCACAGATCGCCGACGTCCGCGGGATGCTGCCGGACGACCTGTGCTGGCAGGCCGGGGCCGCACCCGGTGGCAAGCTCGACGTCACGGTCGAAGGTCCGGTGCGCGACGTCGGCCCGGCGACTGCGCCGGTCTGGCCGGCTGATGTCGCGGGTTCGATCGTGATCGCGGACGACACCGCGGCCGCGCGTCCCGCCCTCGTCGCGGAGGCCGCGGCGCGTGGTGCGGTCGGCGTGATCCTGCTGCCGGCCGACCAGGTGTACCCGCGGCGGGCGTCGGCGTTCTCGCCGAGTGGTCTGACCAGTGCACCGATTCCGGTGATCGGGGTGGCGCAGGTGCAGAAGCGCCTGATCCGCGAGGCCCTGGCCGTGGTCACGTCGTTGCCGCTGAAGATCAGTACGACGGCACACCGCGGGCTGATCTCGAACAACGTGATCGGGGAACGTCGCGGCAAGGGGCCGGTCGTCATGGTGAGCGGTCACTACGACACCGTTCCTGGTGCTCCGGGGGCGAACGACGACGGCTCGGGGACCGTGCTGACGATGGAGCTCGCACGGGTGTTCAGCCGGATCCCGACCCACGCGACGCTCCGGTTCGCGCTCTGGGGTTCGGAGGAGCAGGGCCTGCTCGGCTCGCGGTACCACGTTGCGCAGCTCGCCCAGGACCAGCGCGACCGGTATCGCGCCGTCTTTCAGAACGACATGGTCGCGACCAGTTGGGATCCGGCGGTCACGTACTGGCTGCTGTCGTTCACCGGGCTCGCCAACACCGCGACCGACGCGGTCCGCGCGGCCGGCCAACGGCTCGGGTACGACGCGCAACTGGTCGGACCAGTACAACGAGGCGCCTCCGACCACCAGTCGTTCCAGGAGGCCGGGATCGCGTCGGCGAACTTCTCCTGGCGCGGCGAGCTGGCGCCGTCGTACCTCGAGCCGCCGTACCACTCGCCCGAGGACACGATCGCCAAGAACGTCAGCCTCGAACGCCTCCAGGTGTCGATGGAGCTGATCGGCTGCGCGACGTACGCGGTGGCCAGGTGA
- a CDS encoding exo-beta-N-acetylmuramidase NamZ domain-containing protein: MVVRTGAQRVAEQPGLVPDGRLGLITNFTGVLPDLTPTSVALRAAGLPLTALFGPEHGLRGTAQAGASEGAGVDPDTGLPVFDTYERQGEALDKLFADVDVLLFDIQDIGTRFYTYVWTMYDCQQAAARLGKPFVVLDRPNPLGGVRVEGPLLQPGFESFVGRAPIPLRHGLTVGELARQLGTATVVELEGWTPDARGVEPWVPPSPNMPTLDTALVYPGTGLFEGTNLSEGRGTTRPFETIGAPYVDDRFVPALRSLGLPGVMFRRTWFEPVFSKHAGVAVSGVQLHLVDRDAFEPVRTALSMLRVLRELYPDDFAMLPSLDRLWGSDSLRKALEAGDNPLDLLPAATTPAEWVRSDVLVYERDAK, translated from the coding sequence ATGGTGGTCCGGACCGGCGCGCAGCGGGTGGCCGAGCAGCCGGGGTTGGTGCCGGACGGGCGGCTGGGACTGATCACGAACTTCACCGGTGTGCTGCCGGATCTCACGCCCACCTCGGTCGCGTTGCGCGCGGCCGGGTTGCCGTTGACGGCGTTGTTCGGTCCCGAGCACGGCCTTCGCGGTACGGCCCAAGCCGGTGCGAGTGAAGGTGCGGGCGTCGACCCCGACACCGGGTTGCCGGTCTTCGACACGTACGAGCGGCAGGGCGAGGCGCTCGACAAGCTGTTCGCCGACGTCGACGTACTGCTGTTCGATATCCAGGACATCGGGACGCGGTTCTACACCTACGTCTGGACGATGTACGACTGCCAGCAGGCGGCCGCACGGCTCGGCAAACCGTTCGTCGTCCTCGATCGCCCGAACCCGCTCGGCGGCGTCCGGGTCGAGGGACCGCTGCTGCAGCCCGGGTTCGAGAGTTTCGTCGGCCGGGCGCCGATCCCGCTGCGGCACGGGCTGACGGTCGGCGAGCTCGCGCGGCAGTTGGGTACGGCGACCGTCGTCGAACTGGAGGGCTGGACCCCGGACGCCCGCGGCGTCGAACCCTGGGTACCGCCGTCGCCGAACATGCCGACCCTCGACACGGCGTTGGTCTATCCCGGCACAGGGCTGTTCGAAGGTACGAACCTCAGCGAGGGGCGCGGTACGACGCGACCGTTCGAGACGATCGGTGCGCCGTACGTCGACGACCGCTTCGTGCCGGCACTGCGGTCGCTCGGGCTGCCCGGGGTGATGTTCCGGCGGACGTGGTTCGAGCCGGTGTTCAGCAAGCACGCCGGCGTCGCGGTATCCGGCGTACAGCTGCATCTGGTCGACCGGGACGCGTTCGAGCCGGTACGGACCGCGCTGTCGATGCTGCGGGTGCTGCGCGAGCTGTACCCGGACGACTTCGCGATGCTGCCGTCGCTGGACCGCCTGTGGGGCTCGGACTCCCTACGCAAGGCCCTCGAAGCCGGCGACAACCCACTAGACCTCTTGCCTGCGGCAACCACCCCGGCGGAGTGGGTGCGCTCCGACGTACTTGTCTACGAAAGAGATGCCAAATGA
- a CDS encoding fatty acid desaturase family protein, which yields MTTTTITKGSDFSPLLREIKAAGLLERRTAAYAMAIGINVVLMALTWAGIAAIGASWWVILLALPLGILTTRAAFFGHDAGHQQIAGSRKLHDWIGMLHGNLVLGMSYAWWVDKHNRHHANPNHTDKDPDVGEGVFVWTLQQAEGRKGLEGWLTRNQARVFFPLLTLEGFNLKVSSIRFLLARRRTEKLEIGLMAAHLMLYFSALFLILSPAQALVFALVHHMVFGLHLGSVFAPNHKGMEMPDADSNWGHLEKQVLTSRNVNGGLVTDWLMGGLNYQIEHHLFPSMPRANLRFAQPIVREYCESIGMPYVSTGLIDSYRMGLRHMHAVGEELRSNAA from the coding sequence ATGACGACCACCACAATCACCAAGGGTAGTGATTTCTCCCCGCTGTTACGTGAGATCAAGGCGGCCGGACTCCTTGAACGACGGACCGCGGCGTACGCGATGGCGATCGGGATCAACGTCGTCCTGATGGCACTGACCTGGGCCGGGATTGCCGCGATCGGCGCGTCCTGGTGGGTGATCCTGCTGGCACTTCCGCTGGGGATCCTGACCACTCGGGCCGCGTTCTTCGGGCACGACGCCGGGCACCAGCAGATCGCCGGTTCGCGCAAGCTGCACGACTGGATCGGGATGCTGCACGGCAACCTGGTGCTCGGGATGAGCTACGCCTGGTGGGTCGACAAGCACAACCGCCACCACGCGAACCCGAACCACACCGACAAGGATCCGGACGTCGGCGAGGGCGTCTTCGTCTGGACGCTGCAGCAGGCCGAAGGCCGCAAGGGACTGGAGGGCTGGCTGACCCGCAACCAGGCGCGAGTCTTCTTCCCACTGCTCACGCTCGAGGGCTTCAACCTGAAGGTGTCGAGTATCCGGTTCCTGCTCGCCCGCCGCCGGACCGAGAAGCTGGAGATCGGCCTGATGGCCGCGCATCTGATGCTGTACTTCAGCGCGCTGTTCCTGATCCTCTCGCCGGCCCAGGCGCTGGTGTTCGCGCTCGTGCACCACATGGTCTTCGGGTTGCACCTCGGCAGCGTGTTCGCGCCGAACCACAAGGGCATGGAGATGCCGGATGCCGACAGCAACTGGGGCCACCTGGAGAAGCAGGTGCTGACGTCCCGGAACGTGAACGGCGGCCTGGTCACCGACTGGCTGATGGGCGGGCTGAACTACCAGATCGAGCACCACCTGTTCCCGAGCATGCCGCGGGCCAACCTCCGGTTCGCCCAGCCGATCGTCCGCGAGTACTGCGAAAGCATCGGAATGCCCTACGTTTCAACGGGTTTGATCGATTCGTACCGAATGGGGTTGCGCCATATGCATGCGGTCGGCGAGGAACTTCGGAGCAATGCTGCGTAA
- a CDS encoding extracellular solute-binding protein produces MRISRGIKLAVALGLLASAAACGGGSGSGGGGDQVELTLLSHYSDGPSKEGLDKMIQEWNKENPKIQVKSQVVKFDDLLTTMTVRQTGGRGADIVSAYGLWGGQLLKANVVAKVPDDIAAKIKAEYSPAALGAVTTGDTLLGYPTELNTYVLFYNKKILAAAGISKPPTTWAELADAAKKTVQRDAKGNIQVEGLSLIQDGDNKSVHPFLSLLDSAGGKFLAPDGTAQFDDAAGKAALKFESDLAAAKATNPSISPTKQFRSGGVAMAIQAGWWIGSLKTQMKDHYSTDVGVAAIPGPTPGSKGSLAYGFFMGVNQRSKHAAEAWKFLTWMNEHKTPDGKVTETGKWLADQGLIPPRTADQAEYKKSLSDPNLAPIYDAATYAMAEPNQPGAYEAKTALHNAIMGVLADGKNSDDALAQAAKAVKPQ; encoded by the coding sequence ATGAGGATTTCCAGGGGCATCAAGCTTGCTGTTGCACTCGGCCTGCTCGCGAGTGCTGCCGCCTGTGGTGGCGGCAGCGGCTCTGGTGGCGGCGGGGACCAGGTCGAGCTGACGCTGCTGAGTCACTACAGCGACGGCCCGTCGAAGGAAGGCCTGGACAAGATGATCCAGGAGTGGAACAAGGAGAACCCGAAGATCCAGGTGAAGTCGCAGGTGGTCAAGTTCGACGACCTGCTGACCACGATGACGGTCCGGCAGACCGGCGGCCGCGGCGCGGACATCGTCAGCGCGTACGGCCTGTGGGGCGGTCAGCTGCTGAAGGCGAACGTCGTCGCGAAGGTCCCGGACGACATCGCGGCCAAGATCAAGGCGGAGTACAGCCCGGCGGCGCTCGGCGCGGTCACCACCGGCGACACACTGCTCGGTTACCCGACCGAGCTGAACACCTACGTGCTCTTCTACAACAAGAAGATCCTCGCCGCGGCCGGGATCAGCAAGCCACCGACGACTTGGGCCGAGCTCGCCGACGCCGCGAAGAAGACGGTGCAGCGTGATGCGAAGGGCAACATCCAGGTCGAGGGCCTGAGCCTGATCCAGGACGGCGACAACAAGTCGGTCCACCCGTTCCTGTCGCTGCTCGACTCCGCCGGTGGCAAGTTCCTCGCACCGGACGGCACCGCGCAGTTCGACGATGCCGCGGGCAAGGCGGCGCTGAAGTTCGAGTCGGACCTGGCGGCCGCGAAGGCCACCAACCCGTCGATCTCGCCGACCAAGCAGTTCCGCAGCGGCGGCGTCGCGATGGCGATCCAGGCCGGCTGGTGGATCGGCAGCCTGAAGACCCAGATGAAGGACCACTACTCGACCGACGTCGGCGTCGCCGCGATCCCTGGCCCGACGCCGGGCAGCAAGGGCTCGCTGGCGTACGGGTTCTTCATGGGCGTGAACCAGCGCAGCAAGCACGCCGCCGAGGCATGGAAGTTCCTGACCTGGATGAATGAGCACAAGACACCCGACGGCAAGGTCACGGAGACCGGTAAGTGGCTTGCCGACCAGGGCCTGATCCCACCGCGGACCGCGGACCAGGCGGAGTACAAGAAGTCGCTGTCCGACCCGAACCTCGCCCCGATCTACGACGCGGCGACGTACGCGATGGCCGAACCGAACCAGCCCGGCGCGTACGAGGCGAAGACCGCGCTGCACAACGCGATCATGGGAGTGCTTGCCGATGGCAAGAACTCCGACGACGCCCTGGCCCAGGCCGCGAAGGCGGTCAAGCCGCAATGA
- a CDS encoding GNAT family N-acetyltransferase: MIRSFQVGDGPAIAAAWTAAAPADPISYQRFRDLFLLDRNFDASGLQVAVINDQIVGAAYAVRRLIAADADDLEPTTGWIPFFFVHPEHRGHGVGRALLTAATDWLRSHGRTEVFFSSYTPNYFLPGLDSARYPAATSLLKVLGFERGYDAVAMDRSLVGYAVPDDVRKSIDELGADGYSFGTPSDDELTALIAIAGADFNPDWARAIREGVLSGLPLDRIVVARAPGGAILGWAMHGTYEGVIDRFGPFGVLPASRGTGLGKVLLHLTLERMVAAGAHSAWFLWTGEKSAAGQLYLKTGFEITRTFTILRAPLLPAGEKE; the protein is encoded by the coding sequence ATGATCCGTTCCTTCCAGGTCGGCGACGGGCCGGCGATCGCGGCCGCATGGACCGCCGCCGCACCCGCCGACCCGATCTCGTACCAGCGCTTCCGCGACCTCTTCCTGCTCGATCGAAACTTCGACGCGTCCGGTCTCCAGGTAGCCGTGATCAATGATCAGATCGTCGGCGCCGCGTACGCCGTCCGCCGGCTGATCGCGGCGGACGCCGATGACCTCGAGCCTACGACCGGCTGGATCCCGTTCTTCTTCGTGCATCCCGAGCATCGGGGCCACGGAGTCGGCCGCGCATTGTTGACCGCAGCAACTGACTGGTTGCGCTCCCACGGCCGGACTGAGGTCTTCTTCTCCTCCTACACACCCAACTATTTCCTCCCCGGCCTCGACTCCGCCCGCTACCCAGCCGCGACCAGTCTGCTGAAAGTACTTGGTTTCGAGCGCGGGTACGACGCCGTCGCGATGGACCGCAGTCTCGTCGGGTACGCCGTACCTGACGACGTTCGCAAAAGCATCGACGAACTGGGCGCCGACGGCTACAGCTTCGGCACACCGTCCGACGACGAACTGACCGCACTGATCGCGATCGCCGGCGCGGACTTCAACCCGGACTGGGCACGGGCGATCCGCGAGGGCGTCCTCTCCGGTCTGCCACTGGACAGGATCGTGGTGGCGCGGGCACCTGGCGGGGCGATCCTCGGCTGGGCGATGCACGGGACCTATGAAGGCGTGATCGACCGCTTCGGGCCGTTCGGGGTCCTGCCGGCGTCGCGCGGCACCGGCCTCGGCAAGGTGCTGCTGCACCTGACGCTGGAGCGGATGGTTGCCGCCGGCGCGCACAGTGCCTGGTTCCTGTGGACCGGCGAGAAGTCCGCCGCGGGGCAGCTGTACCTGAAGACCGGGTTCGAGATCACCCGCACGTTCACCATCCTCCGGGCGCCGTTGCTCCCGGCCGGCGAGAAGGAATGA
- a CDS encoding carbohydrate ABC transporter permease: protein MRRRFPWFAYLVVILGAVAMVMPFLDMVMSSFKGAGEYGVIPYKFLPSSFNLDNYREAFSQLELPRLFRNSVIVTLSVTVSVLVTSSMAGYALAKLRFRGRAVIFRFILATMMLPPFLLLIPTFLIMLNWPLAGGNDILGRGGDGGLTTSLVALILPFTVSGFGIFLMRQFMVSLPDEMLEAAKIDGANQWQTWRLIVLPQTKPVAITLGLITFIGTWNEYIWTLLISSSDPDLQTLPVGIQLLQSFLDPDRTMPIVMAGLVISTLPVLVVFLLLQKYYVRGVVLSGLK, encoded by the coding sequence GTGAGACGGCGGTTCCCGTGGTTCGCGTACCTGGTGGTGATCCTCGGAGCGGTGGCGATGGTGATGCCGTTCCTCGACATGGTGATGAGCTCGTTCAAGGGCGCGGGGGAGTACGGCGTGATTCCGTACAAGTTCCTGCCGTCGTCGTTCAACCTGGACAACTATCGCGAAGCGTTCTCGCAGTTGGAGCTCCCGCGGCTGTTCCGGAACAGTGTGATCGTCACTCTGTCCGTCACGGTTTCCGTGCTGGTGACGTCCTCGATGGCCGGTTACGCGCTGGCCAAGCTACGGTTCCGGGGCCGCGCGGTGATCTTCCGGTTCATTCTCGCGACGATGATGCTGCCGCCGTTCCTGCTGCTGATCCCGACGTTCCTGATCATGCTGAACTGGCCGCTTGCCGGCGGCAACGACATTCTCGGTCGCGGCGGCGACGGCGGGCTGACCACCAGCCTGGTGGCGCTGATCCTGCCGTTCACGGTCAGTGGTTTCGGCATCTTCCTGATGCGCCAGTTCATGGTCTCGCTGCCGGACGAGATGCTCGAGGCGGCCAAGATCGACGGCGCGAACCAGTGGCAGACCTGGCGGCTGATCGTGCTGCCGCAGACCAAGCCGGTGGCGATCACGCTCGGCCTGATCACGTTCATCGGCACCTGGAACGAGTACATCTGGACGCTGCTGATCTCGTCGTCCGACCCGGACCTGCAGACCCTGCCGGTCGGCATCCAACTGCTGCAGAGCTTCCTCGACCCGGACCGGACGATGCCGATCGTGATGGCCGGGCTGGTGATCAGCACACTGCCGGTGCTGGTCGTGTTCCTGCTGTTGCAGAAGTACTACGTCCGGGGCGTCGTACTCAGTGGCCTGAAATGA